In the Sphingobacterium sp. PCS056 genome, TAGAAATATCTGAACTGGATCAGATTTCAATGATGATAACCTGGCACCAAGTATAAAACCTAATTACGCATTGGATATGATGGCGCCGGATAATCCCTGTCGACATGCATTTTATTGATCAAAATATCGTTGATCCGTTGACGTATCCGCCTATCATCGACCGAAATTTTTAGAATTTTGTTGCTATAATAGGTATCGCCTTTAAATTCCTGCTCTATTTTATTGGCAAATGTTGGGGTCAGCGACTTATATGAAAATGAAAGTTCAGTTTCGTTTTCTGCTATTTTTTTTATGGCCAGTGTCCAGATAAACCCATATTCAGGAAATAAGAAGCTTTTTTTTATCGGCACAAACTGCGTTTTTTTGCCTTTTAACTTGTAATTATAGAGCATATAAATACTTGGTTTAGAAACATCTTTTGCTGCCGCCGCGACCAACTTATTATATTCTTTTTCGTTATCAACAAGAATTTCAGTACTTAAACCTTTCTCCTGGATTTCAAAGATCGCCGTACTATCTGTATGGGCCAGGGCTTTAATCTCCATATCCTGATCAATATACCAGCCATCCATATCTGGGATAGCCTGTTTTACACGTTCAAAACTTGCTTTTAATTTGGTTGGGAGCAATTTACTGGTCACCGTTTGCGCACGCAGACCATCCACTGCAGCGATAAAAAGAAGCATTATACAAAGATATTTTCTCATCATGATTATATTCATTTAGCAATACTCAAAACTCCCGTAAATTACACGTTTTATCAGTGGCAACCTATGACCAATTCATATTTGAAGGTCATCATTTACGATTCGTAAGGTATTGGTGTCGCATGCGTACGCTTTAACATTGAATTACCCTGCACCCTCGCCTTTTTACAGACCACTGTCCACTAGCTTAGTGTCCTATCAAAATCAGTCAATGAAAGAAAATAAGGCCCG is a window encoding:
- a CDS encoding transcriptional regulator, whose protein sequence is MMRKYLCIMLLFIAAVDGLRAQTVTSKLLPTKLKASFERVKQAIPDMDGWYIDQDMEIKALAHTDSTAIFEIQEKGLSTEILVDNEKEYNKLVAAAAKDVSKPSIYMLYNYKLKGKKTQFVPIKKSFLFPEYGFIWTLAIKKIAENETELSFSYKSLTPTFANKIEQEFKGDTYYSNKILKISVDDRRIRQRINDILINKMHVDRDYPAPSYPMRN